One window of the Kiritimatiellales bacterium genome contains the following:
- a CDS encoding alpha/beta hydrolase codes for MNKFSKLLCLCGILHAPTDLFAQKTSKISDEVTSCYNIHYVSGGNEKQTLDIYLPKNETGQSLPLIIWVHGGGWGGGDKNNCPPLENGFVRHGYAIASINYRLTPDNRFPAQLEDCKAAVRWLRANAADYNLDPDRFAAWGSSAGGHLASLLGVTGNTRQFDAGENLNFSSCVQAVIDVCGPSDLTAREMWDPFFNTRAQLLGGTLEEKPELAAAASPQLYVTKDSAPFSIWHGTKDPRVPISQSERLHETLWKAGVQSELNRVENAGHSLHQHLAEKELTDKIVLFLKKHL; via the coding sequence ATGAATAAATTTTCCAAGTTACTTTGCTTATGCGGTATATTACACGCTCCAACCGACCTGTTCGCGCAGAAAACTTCAAAAATATCCGATGAAGTTACTTCCTGCTATAACATCCATTATGTTTCCGGAGGAAACGAAAAACAGACGCTGGATATTTATTTGCCGAAAAATGAAACCGGACAGTCTTTGCCTCTCATTATTTGGGTGCATGGCGGTGGATGGGGCGGGGGGGATAAAAATAACTGTCCTCCTTTAGAAAACGGTTTTGTCCGGCATGGATACGCCATCGCAAGCATCAACTACCGGCTTACACCGGACAACCGTTTCCCCGCGCAACTTGAGGATTGCAAAGCCGCCGTACGTTGGTTGCGCGCAAACGCAGCTGACTACAATCTTGATCCCGACCGCTTTGCCGCATGGGGCAGTTCGGCAGGAGGTCATCTCGCATCCTTGCTTGGTGTTACCGGGAATACCCGGCAGTTTGATGCCGGCGAAAATTTAAATTTTTCAAGCTGTGTACAGGCGGTGATAGATGTTTGCGGTCCTTCCGATCTCACTGCCAGGGAAATGTGGGATCCGTTTTTTAATACGCGGGCACAATTGCTGGGCGGCACTCTGGAAGAAAAACCGGAACTCGCCGCTGCCGCCAGTCCACAGCTTTACGTCACAAAAGATTCAGCGCCTTTTTCCATCTGGCACGGGACAAAAGATCCCCGCGTTCCTATCTCGCAAAGCGAACGCCTTCATGAAACATTGTGGAAAGCCGGTGTCCAAAGTGAATTAAACCGCGTTGAAAATGCCGGACATAGTCTCCATCAGCATCTGGCAGAAAAAGAATTAACTGACAAAATAGTATTATTCCTGAAAAAACACCTGTAG
- a CDS encoding XRE family transcriptional regulator, whose product MNQSGEFDFSVLRDLRRRDGFTIADLSQRTGISPAVISKLERNQSAAELNTLFRFAKAFGITAAELIALAESRTAHVTKETARKVGDFRFRQIEFANSRCLYAEAKSGAIRNDPRAHSADDYETCWVLAGKVKITLPNESYLLEAGDSVQFDTLFEHTYEVIEDCRIVIQHIRKNKRF is encoded by the coding sequence ATGAATCAGTCCGGTGAATTTGATTTTTCGGTGCTGCGCGATTTGCGCAGGCGTGACGGTTTCACGATCGCGGATTTATCGCAGCGCACCGGGATTTCTCCGGCAGTGATTTCAAAACTGGAGCGCAACCAAAGCGCGGCAGAGCTGAATACGCTGTTTCGTTTTGCAAAAGCATTTGGAATTACGGCGGCGGAGCTGATTGCGCTGGCGGAATCCCGCACGGCACACGTTACCAAAGAAACAGCGCGAAAAGTCGGCGACTTTCGTTTCCGGCAGATTGAATTTGCCAACTCACGCTGTTTGTATGCCGAGGCAAAATCCGGCGCGATCCGCAACGACCCGCGTGCTCACAGCGCCGACGATTACGAAACCTGCTGGGTGCTCGCCGGAAAAGTAAAAATTACCCTGCCGAATGAGAGCTATCTGCTCGAAGCCGGCGACAGTGTACAGTTTGACACGCTTTTTGAGCATACCTATGAAGTTATTGAAGATTGCCGAATTGTTATTCAGCACATCCGGAAAAATAAACGGTTTTAA
- a CDS encoding NAD(P)-dependent oxidoreductase has product MNAAFFCDGADWSPDRCVTDIVFNAGWKAALTEQAHLYPVVITTGNFNEHVEKLHSLDVIFSTWHAPKLTAEQIQKLPNLKAVFYAAGATGYFRDPFLNAGIKVCSAAAANAIPVAQFALSQVLLAGAGYFRNSRECKTPEAATVQNSFRGFGNYGGSVAILGNGMISQLLQKWLKEHCLVPVVVPFRAEQRTVPLEEAFETSFAVVNLFPDLPDNSQILNKPLFERMKPGAVFINVGRGRQVNEDDLVDVMQRRHDLTALLDVQWPEPPVAGSKLYTVPNIQLSAHIAGSKGAELNRMADYMMDEFRRFKNGESLLHEVRAEQL; this is encoded by the coding sequence ATGAATGCAGCATTTTTTTGTGATGGCGCCGACTGGTCGCCCGATCGCTGTGTAACAGATATCGTTTTTAATGCCGGGTGGAAAGCGGCGCTGACTGAGCAGGCACATTTGTACCCGGTTGTTATCACAACCGGAAATTTTAATGAACACGTCGAAAAACTGCACAGCCTCGATGTCATTTTTTCGACTTGGCACGCGCCGAAGCTGACAGCGGAACAGATTCAAAAGCTTCCGAACTTAAAAGCCGTTTTCTATGCCGCCGGCGCAACCGGGTATTTCCGCGACCCGTTTCTGAACGCCGGAATAAAAGTCTGCAGTGCCGCAGCAGCGAACGCCATTCCGGTTGCACAGTTCGCCTTGAGTCAGGTCCTGCTCGCCGGTGCCGGCTATTTCCGTAACAGTCGCGAATGCAAAACACCGGAGGCGGCGACAGTGCAAAACAGTTTCCGCGGATTCGGGAATTATGGCGGCAGTGTTGCAATTCTTGGGAACGGAATGATTTCGCAGCTCCTACAGAAATGGCTGAAGGAACATTGTTTGGTGCCGGTGGTTGTGCCGTTCCGCGCAGAACAAAGAACTGTGCCGTTGGAAGAAGCATTCGAAACATCATTTGCCGTCGTGAATCTGTTTCCTGATCTGCCGGATAATTCGCAAATTTTGAATAAACCCCTGTTTGAACGGATGAAGCCCGGTGCGGTATTTATCAATGTCGGGCGCGGGCGGCAGGTGAACGAAGATGATCTTGTTGATGTCATGCAGCGCCGCCACGATCTCACCGCACTGCTGGATGTGCAATGGCCGGAACCGCCGGTTGCCGGATCAAAACTTTACACTGTGCCGAATATTCAACTGAGCGCGCATATCGCCGGATCAAAAGGAGCTGAATTGAACCGAATGGCGGATTACATGATGGATGAATTCCGACGTTTCAAAAACGGCGAATCACTTTTGCATGAAGTGCGTGCAGAACAATTATAA
- a CDS encoding LacI family DNA-binding transcriptional regulator, with product MKNTENQITIKDVAAACGVSIATVSLALRNHPRISSETKKIVHDTTEQLGYRRNPLVSALMSNVSRSSKIHFPIPLAAIYNGVREQVESSAYHRRLWDGIVQRAKETGFSVEPFFLRDKKVASSRRLSEILYARNITGVLIPPLAFGGGHLSLDWEKISALAIGHSMLKPTLHRVCPDQYQGIRMALHHIRRKGYLRPGLIIAGHGSARTLRRWSSGFYGQEYAQKKRGIIPVLECGEVDLKQLLVWYKKYKPDIIISSGIDRLVWKALQQTEIRIPEETAFVTLSRSGAESLVAGVNENENLVGRAAVDQLARLLYNNERGIPKHPTVTQIAPAWEDGATCPCKKTGTKN from the coding sequence ATGAAGAATACAGAAAATCAGATAACCATAAAAGATGTTGCTGCCGCATGTGGTGTTTCAATCGCCACGGTATCGCTGGCGCTCCGTAATCATCCGCGCATTTCATCGGAAACAAAAAAAATAGTCCACGATACAACGGAACAACTGGGATATCGCCGAAACCCATTGGTTTCTGCGCTGATGTCAAATGTGAGCCGTTCCAGTAAAATTCATTTTCCAATTCCGCTTGCTGCAATCTATAACGGTGTACGAGAACAGGTTGAATCGAGCGCATACCATCGCCGTTTATGGGATGGGATTGTTCAGCGCGCAAAAGAAACCGGATTTTCTGTGGAACCGTTTTTTCTACGGGACAAAAAAGTGGCGAGTTCCCGCCGGCTGTCAGAAATTTTATACGCACGTAATATTACCGGTGTTTTAATCCCACCATTGGCATTCGGCGGCGGACATTTATCGCTGGACTGGGAAAAAATTTCAGCGCTGGCAATTGGACATTCCATGCTGAAACCCACACTGCATCGCGTCTGCCCGGATCAATATCAAGGAATCCGGATGGCGCTGCATCATATTCGTCGCAAGGGATATTTACGCCCCGGCCTGATCATCGCAGGACACGGCAGCGCACGGACATTGCGGCGGTGGAGTTCCGGGTTTTACGGGCAGGAATATGCGCAGAAAAAACGAGGAATCATTCCGGTGCTCGAATGCGGCGAGGTTGATTTAAAACAGCTGCTTGTCTGGTATAAAAAATACAAACCGGATATCATTATCAGTTCAGGAATAGACAGGCTGGTTTGGAAAGCATTGCAACAAACGGAGATCCGTATCCCTGAAGAGACTGCATTTGTTACATTGAGCCGGAGCGGCGCAGAATCACTGGTCGCTGGAGTTAATGAAAACGAAAATCTGGTTGGGCGGGCGGCTGTCGATCAACTTGCTCGATTGTTGTACAACAATGAGCGCGGGATTCCTAAGCATCCGACGGTTACACAGATTGCGCCGGCATGGGAAGACGGCGCAACCTGCCCATGCAAAAAAACCGGCACAAAGAATTAA